In Elaeis guineensis isolate ETL-2024a chromosome 1, EG11, whole genome shotgun sequence, a genomic segment contains:
- the LOC105038928 gene encoding thylakoid lumenal 19 kDa protein, chloroplastic — protein MATLFAASAVLSTATTAGAASTATTSSAPPRPLIKPHFTPPKPLSTTLAATAAAASLLLSSPSPSLADSPTFHLYYGTAASAANYGGYGGNESKKDSAEYIYEVPDGWKERLISKVEKGTNGTDSEFYNPKKRAERVYLTFLAGFPGLAPVDAVLSNLALSDVDLQDQIAGAEAVRSEERRDDKGQLYYAYEIEGAGAHSLVSVTCARNKLYAHFVSAPNPEWNRDQDTLRRLHESFKTVDPAPSS, from the coding sequence ATGGCAACCCTCTTCGCGGCCTCCGCTGTCCTCTCCACCGCCACAACCGCAGGCGCCGCCAGCACCGCTACGACCTCCTCAGCCCCTCCCAGACCTTTAATCAAACCCCACTTCACTCCCCCCAAACCTCTCTCCACCACCCtcgccgccaccgccgccgcGGCCTCACTCCTCCTCTCCTCCCCCTCCCCTTCCCTCGCCGACTCTCCCACCTTCCACCTCTACTACGGCACCGCCGCTAGTGCCGCCAACTACGGTGGCTACGGCGGCAACGAGAGCAAGAAGGACTCGGCGGAGTATATCTACGAGGTCCCCGACGGTTGGAAGGAGCGGCTCATCTCCAAAGTGGAGAAGGGCACCAACGGCACCGACAGCGAGTTCTACAACCCCAAGAAGCGCGCCGAGCGCGTGTACCTCACCTTCCTCGCTGGCTTCCCCGGCCTCGCCCCAGTCGACGCCGTCCTCTCCAACCTGGCCCTCTCCGACGTCGACCTCCAGGACCAGATCGCCGGCGCCGAGGCGGTGCGGTCGGAGGAGCGGCGGGACGACAAGGGCCAGCTCTATTACGCCTACGAGATCGAGGGAGCCGGGGCCCACAGCCTGGTCTCGGTTACGTGCGCCCGGAACAAGCTGTACGCCCACTTCGTAAGCGCGCCCAATCCGGAGTGGAATCGGGATCAGGATACCCTCCGCCGGCTCCACGAGTCCTTCAAGACCGTCGACCCGGCTCCTTCTTCCTAG
- the LOC105038927 gene encoding carboxyl-terminal-processing peptidase 3, chloroplastic, producing the protein MESLCPKCEVGLRNLSSAPLFELPKRPRGALIPFQFRSGPKLRIRSQKREFRASGSVGFETNGSDGGLVRVLRQAATGFAAAAAAAMISMYGCDPPAVAESLTIAFPVSRAREVNTVQRTLIEAWGLIRESFIDPTFNHQDWDLKLQQTMVEMFPLKSADAAYNKISGMLASLGDPFTRIISPKEYQSFRIGSDGNLHGVGLFVNKEPSSGRLVVLSCIEGSPADRAGIHEGDELIEIDGESLAGIDGEAAAERLRGRAGTSVTVKLYRGMDRGSSNGLREVKLSREVIKLSPISSTVISHKSSDGHESKTGYVRLSAFSQNAAAEMENAIHQLEDMGVQSYILDLRNNPGGLVKAGLDVAQIWLDGDETLVNTIDRDGNMLPINMINGHAITHDPLVVLVNEGSASASEILAAALHDNGRAILIGHKTFGKGKIQSVTELHDGSALFITVAKYLSPALHDIDQVGIAPDVQCTPDVLTSPKTSLLRDNSTASALESDSCIMVAEHELEIQQSKGTAS; encoded by the exons ATGGAATCTCTCTGTCCAAAATGCGAGGTCGGCCTCCGAAACCTCTCCTCGGCTCCTCTCTTCGAGCTTCCAAAGCGACCGCGAGGAGCCCTCATTCCCTTTCAATTTCGCTCTGGTCCCAAGCTCCGGATTCGGTCGCAGAAGAGAGAGTTCCGCGCCTCCGGATCCGTCGGATTCGAAACCAATGGCTCCGATGGAGGCCTGGTCAGAGTACTGCGGCAGGCGGCCACCGGATTCGCTGCCGCCGCCGCCGCTGCCATGATCTCCATGTACGGCTGTGATCCTCCCGCCGTCGCGGAGTCCCTCACCATTGCCTTCCCGGTTTCCAGAGCTCGCGAG GTGAATACAGTGCAGAGAACTCTGATAGAGGCTTGGGGCTTGATCCGTGAGTCCTTCATAGATCCCACTTTCAATCATCAAG ATTGGGATCTAAAACTACAACAAACTATGGTAGAAATGTTTCCACTAAAGTCAGCAGATGCAGCATATAACAAAATCAGTGGAATGCTTGCATCCCTTGGGGACCCATTTACTAGAATTATTAGCCCAAAG GAGTATCAAAGTTTCAGAATAGGCAGTGATGGAAATTTGCATGGAGTTGGTCTCTTTGTAAATAAGGAGCCAAGTTCTGGACGCTTG GTTGTTCTGTCTTGTATCGAGGGAAGCCCAGCTGACCGAGCTGGTATACATGAAGGGGATGAGCTGATCGAGATTGATG GAGAGAGTCTTGCTGGAATTGATGGTGAGGCAGCAGCTGAGAGGCTTCGAGGGCGTGCTGGAACAAGTGTGACAGTAAAGCTTTACAGA GGGATGGATCGTGGAAGCAGTAATGGTCTTAGAGAG GTGAAACTTTCTCGTGAGGTTATTAAGCTTTCACCTATATCTAGCACTGTCATCTCTCATAAATCAAGCGATGGACATGAGTCAAAGACCGGATATGTGAGGCTATCTGCATTCTCACAG AATGCTGCTGCTGAGATGGAGAATGCTATTCATCAACTGGAGGATATGGGTGTTCAGTCTTACATACTAGATTTGCGTAATAATCCG GGAGGTTTAGTGAAAGCTGGACTTGATGTTGCCCAAATATGGCTAGATGGTGATGAAACTCTTGTGAACACTATTGACCGGGATGGAAATATGTTACCTATCAATATGATCAATGGACATGCTATAACACATGATCCACTTGTTGTTCTT GTTAATGAAGGTAGTGCAAGTGCAAGTGAAATCCTGGCTGCGGCATTACATGATAATGGCCGTGCTATTCTCATTGGACACAAAACCTTTGGTAAAGGAAAAATTCAG AGTGTGACTGAGCTTCACGATGGTTCAGCACTATTCATCACTGTTGCAAAGTACTTGTCACCAGCGCTGCACGATATCGATCAGGTTGGCATTGCACCTGATGTACAATGCACTCCTGATGTGCTAACTTCACCCAAAACATCTCTATTGAGAGATAATAGCACGGCCTCTGCTTTGGAGTCGGATTCTTGCATCATGGTAGCAGAGCACGAGTTGGAGATCCAGCAATCCAAGGGAACTGCTTCATGA